In Tribolium castaneum strain GA2 chromosome 4, icTriCast1.1, whole genome shotgun sequence, one DNA window encodes the following:
- the LOC655471 gene encoding LOW QUALITY PROTEIN: cleavage and polyadenylation specificity factor subunit 4-like (The sequence of the model RefSeq protein was modified relative to this genomic sequence to represent the inferred CDS: inserted 1 base in 1 codon): protein MECIVANVDHIKFDIEVALDEQFGALPLPFPGMDKSIAAVCQFYTSIQGCQKGPQCPFRHVRGDRTIVCKHWLRGLCKKGDQCEFXHEYDMTKMPECYFYSRFNACHNKECPFLHIDPESKIKDCPWYDRGFCRHGPHCRHRHVRRVLCTNYLAGFCPEGPNCKYVHPRFELPAPPDQVQKDKKATPVIICHFCNEHGHKAIHCNKMNSDNRDALNDENRKQNDHYEPQNSYLQKMLPKKLEDVTCYKCGTKGHYANRCPKGHLAFLSQAKSNQDGQGDQ from the exons ATGGAGTGCATTGTGGCCAACGTGGACCACATAAAATTCGACATTGAAGTGGCTCTAGATGAGCAATTCGGCGCTTTGCCCTTACCATTTCCCGGAATGGACA AATCAATTGCGGCCGTTTGTCAGTTTTACACTTCAATACAAGGCTGTCAAAAGGGCCCCCAATGCCCGTTTCGTCACGTGCGAGGCGACCGAACCATTGTGTGCAAACACTGGCTGAGAGGTCTTTGCAAGAAAGGCGACCAGTGCGAGT TACACGAGTATGACATGACGAAAATGCCCGAGTGTTACTTCTATTCGAGATTTAACGCTTGTCACAATAAAGAGTGTCCGTTTTTACACATAGATCCTGAGAGTAAAATCAAGGATTGTCCTTGGTATGACCGTGGGTTTTGTCGACATGGGCCCCACTGTCGTCACAGACACGTGCGCAGGGTTTTGTGTACGAATTACTTGGCCGGCTTTTGCCCCGAAGGGCCAAACTGCAAGTATGTGCACCCAAGGTTTGAGTTGCCTGCGCCCCCTGATCAGGTGCAGAAGGACAAGAAAGCCACTCCTGTTATTATTTGTCACTTCTGTAACGAACATGGACACAAGGCGATACATTGTAATAAGATGAATAGTGATAACAGAGACGCCTTAAATGACGAGAATCGAAAACAGAATGATCATTATGAGCCTCAGAACTCTTATTTGCAGAAGATGTTGCCTAAGAAGCTGGAAGACGTTACTTGTTACAAATGTGGTACAAAGGGGCATTACGCAAATCGGTGCCCTAAAGGGCACTTGGCGTTTTTGTCACAGGCCAAGAGCAATCAGGATGGACAAGGTGATCAATAA